One window of the Streptomyces asoensis genome contains the following:
- the pepN gene encoding aminopeptidase N, whose product MSVLTRDEAQSRAKLLDVHRYTIELDLTTGDETFESSTVIRFAARANGDTFVEVRPAALHSVTLDGEPLDPETLDGNRLPLKNLTAGDHELRVRASMRYSRTGEGMHRFTDPTDGETYLYTQLFMEDVQRVFAAFDQPDLKSVFELTVTAPEAWTVLANSITEHLGEGRWQAAPTPLISTYLVAVAAGPWHSVRTEHQGLPFGLHCRRSLAPHLDADADELLEITQQCYDRYHEKFEEPYPFDSYDQAFVPEFNAGAMENPGLVTFRDEFVYRSAVTDTERQTRAMVIAHEMAHMWFGDLVTLQWWDDIWLNESFAEYMGYQTLTEATRFTDTWTDFGVVRKAWGYDADQRPSTHPVAPENVDDTASALLNFDGISYAKGASALRQLVTWLGEKDFLAGINTHFARHRFANATLADFIDSLAAHTDRDVHAWADAWLRTTGVDTLTPTLNGSNGDHTLTITHHGSRPHRVAAGLYDLDLADEGSLTLRQRLEVDIPQSAPQPIGKRPALVLLNDGDLTYAKVRFDPASFETVRTSLSGLPDPLTRAVVWNALRDAVRDGDLAPTAYLDTARAHLPRETDLALVQGVLAYACGPLADRYVTPEQRPAAVATLSALCRDLIRRTEDGDHPGLRLIAVRHFIDVAAHPDTIAAWLADGTVPGGPELDPDLRWRVLARLAVLGATDERAIAAELDRDPSATGQEGAARCRAALPDADAKRTAWAAMFDDDNLSNYLFTATAQGFWQPEQTDLVADYVPRFYQDAVAVAARRGPAIAEASGRWAFPAHAVDPDTLRLGEACLTDADPIPALRRKLVDQLDDLARALRVREA is encoded by the coding sequence ATGTCCGTACTGACGCGCGACGAAGCGCAGAGCCGTGCCAAGCTCCTCGACGTCCACCGCTACACCATCGAGCTCGACCTGACGACCGGCGACGAGACCTTCGAGTCCAGCACCGTCATCCGGTTCGCCGCGCGCGCCAACGGGGACACCTTCGTCGAGGTCAGGCCCGCAGCACTGCACTCCGTCACCCTCGACGGTGAGCCCCTCGACCCGGAGACCCTCGACGGCAACCGGCTCCCCCTCAAGAACCTCACCGCCGGAGACCACGAACTGCGCGTCCGGGCGAGCATGCGCTACTCCCGCACCGGCGAAGGCATGCACCGCTTCACCGACCCCACCGACGGCGAGACCTACCTCTACACCCAGCTCTTCATGGAAGACGTCCAACGCGTCTTCGCCGCCTTCGACCAGCCCGACCTCAAGTCCGTCTTCGAGCTGACCGTCACGGCCCCCGAAGCCTGGACCGTCCTCGCCAACAGCATCACCGAACACCTCGGCGAAGGCCGCTGGCAGGCCGCCCCCACCCCCCTCATCTCCACCTACCTCGTCGCCGTCGCCGCCGGCCCCTGGCACTCCGTACGCACCGAACACCAGGGACTCCCCTTCGGCCTCCACTGCCGCCGCTCACTCGCCCCCCACCTCGACGCCGACGCCGACGAACTCCTCGAGATCACCCAGCAGTGCTACGACCGCTACCACGAGAAGTTCGAGGAGCCCTACCCCTTCGACTCCTACGACCAGGCGTTCGTCCCCGAGTTCAACGCCGGCGCCATGGAGAACCCCGGCCTCGTCACCTTCCGCGACGAGTTCGTCTACCGCTCCGCCGTCACCGACACCGAACGCCAGACCCGCGCCATGGTCATCGCCCACGAGATGGCCCACATGTGGTTCGGCGACCTCGTCACCCTCCAGTGGTGGGACGACATCTGGCTCAACGAGTCCTTCGCCGAATACATGGGCTACCAGACCCTCACCGAAGCCACCCGCTTCACCGACACCTGGACCGACTTCGGCGTCGTCCGCAAAGCCTGGGGCTACGACGCCGACCAGCGCCCCTCCACCCACCCCGTCGCCCCCGAGAACGTCGACGACACCGCCTCCGCCCTCCTCAACTTCGACGGCATCTCCTACGCCAAGGGCGCCTCCGCACTACGGCAACTCGTCACCTGGCTCGGCGAGAAGGACTTCCTCGCCGGCATCAACACCCACTTCGCCCGCCACCGCTTCGCCAACGCCACCCTCGCCGACTTCATCGACTCCCTCGCCGCCCACACCGACCGAGACGTCCACGCCTGGGCCGACGCCTGGCTGCGCACCACCGGCGTCGACACCCTCACCCCCACCCTCAACGGCAGCAACGGCGACCACACCCTCACCATCACCCACCACGGCAGCCGCCCGCACCGCGTCGCCGCCGGCCTCTACGACCTCGACCTCGCCGACGAAGGCAGCCTCACCCTGCGCCAACGCCTCGAAGTCGACATCCCGCAGAGCGCACCCCAGCCCATCGGCAAGCGCCCCGCCCTGGTGCTCCTCAACGACGGCGACCTCACCTACGCCAAGGTCCGCTTCGACCCCGCCTCCTTCGAAACCGTCCGCACCAGCCTCTCCGGCCTGCCCGACCCGCTCACCCGCGCCGTCGTCTGGAACGCCCTGCGCGACGCCGTCCGCGACGGAGACCTCGCCCCCACCGCCTACCTCGACACAGCCCGCGCCCACCTCCCCCGGGAGACCGACCTCGCCCTCGTCCAAGGCGTCCTCGCCTACGCCTGCGGACCCCTCGCCGACCGCTACGTCACCCCCGAGCAGCGCCCCGCCGCCGTCGCCACCCTCTCCGCCCTCTGCCGCGACCTCATCCGCCGCACCGAGGACGGCGACCACCCCGGCCTGCGCCTCATCGCCGTACGCCACTTCATCGACGTCGCCGCCCACCCCGACACCATCGCCGCCTGGCTCGCCGACGGCACCGTGCCCGGCGGCCCCGAACTCGACCCCGACCTGCGCTGGCGCGTCCTCGCCCGGCTCGCCGTCCTCGGCGCCACCGACGAGCGCGCCATCGCCGCCGAACTCGACCGCGACCCCTCCGCCACCGGCCAGGAAGGCGCCGCCCGCTGCCGCGCCGCCCTCCCCGACGCGGACGCCAAACGCACCGCCTGGGCCGCCATGTTCGACGACGACAACCTCTCCAACTACCTCTTCACCGCCACCGCCCAGGGCTTCTGGCAACCCGAACAGACCGACCTCGTCGCCGACTACGTCCCCCGCTTCTACCAGGACGCCGTCGCCGTCGCCGCCCGCCGCGGCCCCGCCATCGCCGAAGCCTCCGGCCGCTGGGCCTTCCCCGCCCACGCCGTCGACCCCGACACCCTGCGCCTGGGCGAAGCCTGCCTCACCGACGCCGACCCCATCCCCGCCCTACGCCGCAAACTCGTCGACCAACTCGACGACCTGGCACGCGCACTGCGGGTGAGGGAGGCGTAG
- a CDS encoding chorismate mutase, whose product MTTSNTPGPGDVDPAVREELDRLRNSIDNIDAAVVHMLAERFKATQQVGHLKARHQLPPADQAREARQIARLRSLAEDAKLDPAFAEKFLTFIIAEVIRHHERIAEDTVNGPAPTPN is encoded by the coding sequence ATGACCACCAGCAACACCCCCGGACCCGGAGACGTCGACCCCGCCGTCCGCGAGGAGCTCGACCGGCTGCGCAACAGCATCGACAACATCGACGCGGCCGTCGTCCACATGCTCGCCGAGCGCTTCAAGGCCACCCAGCAGGTCGGCCACCTCAAGGCCCGCCACCAGCTGCCGCCCGCCGACCAGGCCCGCGAGGCCCGCCAGATCGCCCGGCTGCGCTCCCTCGCCGAGGACGCCAAACTCGACCCCGCGTTCGCCGAGAAGTTCCTCACCTTCATCATCGCCGAGGTCATCCGCCACCACGAGCGCATCGCCGAGGACACCGTCAACGGCCCGGCCCCCACACCGAACTGA